One Apodemus sylvaticus chromosome 16, mApoSyl1.1, whole genome shotgun sequence genomic region harbors:
- the Hexb gene encoding beta-hexosaminidase subunit beta isoform X2 produces MPRSPRPAPGLLLLQALMAMLSLAPVARAELQPALWPFPRTVQMFPRLLFISAENFQIDHGPNSTAGSSCSLLQEAFRRYYNYIFGFYKRHYDPDDFQDRPQLQKLLVSINLESECYSFPSLSSDESYSLRVQEPVALLKANRVWGALRGLETFSQLVYQDSYGAFTINESSIADYPRFPHRGILIDTSRHYLPVKTILKTLDAMAFNKFNVLHWHIVDDQSFPYQSLTFPELSNKGSYSLSHVYTPNDVHTVLEYARFRGIRVIPEFDTPGHTQSWGKGQKNLLTPCFNQKVKSQTFGPVDPTLNTTYAFFDTFFKEISRVFPDQFIHLGGDEVEFHCWATNPNIQNFMKKKGFGTDFRRLESFYIKKILDMITSLKKRSIVWQEVFDDKVELQPGTVVEVWKNENYLSELQHVTAAGFPAILSAPWYLDLISYGQDWRNYYIAEPLSFIGLGQALSVRDSGALKLSLT; encoded by the exons ATGCCGCGGTCCCCGCGTCCCGCcccagggctgctgctgctgcaggcacTGATGGCGATGTTGTCGCTGGCCCCGGTGGCCCGGGCCGAGCTGCAACCCGCGCTATGGCCCTTCCCGCGCACGGTGCAGATGTTTCCGCGGCTGCTCTTCATCTCCGCGGAGAACTTCCAAATCGACCACGGCCCCAATTCCACCGCGGGCTCCTCCTGCTCGCTGCTGCAGGAGGCGTTTCGGCG ATACTACAACTACATTTTTGGTTTCTACAAGAGACATTATGACCCTGATGATTTTCAAGATAGACCACAGTTACAGAAGCTTCTGGTCTCCATTAACCTCGAATCAGAGTGTTATTCCTTCCCTAGTTTGTCCTCAGATGAATCCT ATTCTCTACGTGTACAAGAACCAGTAGCTCTCCTCAAGGCCAACAGAGTTTGGGGAGCATTACGGG gtTTAGAGACGTTTAGCCAGTTGGTTTACCAAGACTCTTACGGGGCT TTCACCATCAATGAATCCAGTATTGCTGATTATCCAAGATTCCCCCATAGAGGCATTTTAATTGATACATCCAGACACTACCTGCCCgtgaagacaattttaaaaactcTG GATGCCATGGCTTTTAATAAGTTTAATGTTCTTCACTGGCACATAGTGGACGACCAGTCTTTCCCTTATCAGAGTCTCACTTTTCCCGAGCTAAGCAATAAG GGAAGCTATTCTTTGTCTCATGTCTATACACCAAACGACGTCCACACGGTGCTGGAATATGCCCGGTTCCGAGGGATTCGAGTCATACCAGAATTTGATACCCCTGGTCATACACAGTCTTGGGGCAAAG GACAGAAAAACCTTCTAACTCCATGTTTCAATCAAAAAGTTAAAAGTCAAACGTTTGGGCCTGTAGACCCAACTCTAAACACAACATATGCATTCTTTGACacatttttcaaagaaatcaGCAGAGTGTTTCCAGATCAGTTCATCCACTTGGGAGGAGATGAAGTGGAATTTCATTGTTG GGCAACAAATCCAAACATCCAGAATTTCATGAAGAAAAAGGGCTTCGGCACTGATTTTAGAAGACTCGAAtccttttatattaaaaa GATTTTGGATATGATTACATCCTTAAAGAAGAGGTCCATTGTTTGGCAAGAAGTTTTCGATGATAAGGTGGAG CTTCAGCCGGGCACAGTGGTTGAAGTGTGGAAGAATGAAAATTATTTGAGTGAGCTCCAACACGTCACAGCAGCTGGCTTCCCCGCCATCCTCTCTGCTCCGTGGTACTTAGACCTGATCAGCTACGGGCAGGACTGGAGGAACTACTACATAGCCGAGCCCCTGAGCTTTATCG